The DNA segment GCCTGCGGGCACGTCTACGGTGTTGCCGATGTGGCGGTATAGCTCGCTCATAAATGCTTGGCAAAAGCGCATTATCTCGCCCTCGCTCTTGCCTTTTGGATCAAAGGTGCTGCCGCCTTTTGCGCCGCCGATATTTACGCCCGTAAGCGAGTTTTTAAAAATTTGCTCAAATCCAAGAAATTTTAGCACGCCAAGATCCACGCTAGGATGCAGTCTGATACCGCCTTTATAGGGGCCCACGGCTGAGTTAAACTGCACGCGGTAGCCGTTATTTACCTGCGGTCTGCCGTCGTCGCCCGTGTACGTGACGCGAAAGATCACCGTGCGCTCGGGGATAACTATGCGCTCTAGGATCGCGTGTTTTTGGTACTTGCTTTCTCTTTTTATAAGCGGCTCGAGGCTGTTTAGCACCTCGGTCGCAGCCTGGACAAAGACGCCTTGACCCGGATTGGTCTTTTTTATCCACTCCATCGTTTTTTCGATGTACTCGCTCATTTTGGCTCCTATTCGTCAAATTTTCGTAGTTGAATATTAACTCTCCTAGAAAAAATTTTTATTTAAATTTATTTTTATATTTTTATTTTAGGCGATGAGCGTTACATATCGAAACTAAATTTATGAAAAGTGGTTTTTGTTTCGGTCGCTGAAATAAATTTATAGAAGATAATTTAGGCTAGGAAGCCCGATTTTGCTAAATTTCATATGCCATCTCTTGCCAGAAAAGAAGGGCTCTACCATCTGCTTGGACAAATTTTAGGATTTGCTCGGTTGATGGCATAGCTTCATCATTTAGCCTTGCTATATCGATGCTAGCAAGCGCTATGAAAAATTTCTCAAAGTCGCTTGCGACGCACCTGCTGCAAAGCTCCTCATCTCCAAGCAGCCATGCATAGACCGCGCCACTCGTGCAATCAAGCAAAAATATCCACGGATCACCCACGGCAAAGACTATTAAATTTAAAGGGCGAGCTTCACCTTGCCACCATTTGCCGCCGTACTCATCTATACTATTTAGTCGTGCTATCTCGCTTGCATAGTCGCCTCTAGAGCCAAATTTGACATTGCAAATTTCAAAATTTCCAAGGTCAAATTTGCTTAAAAGCTTTATAAATTTAGCTGGGAAATTTACGCCAAGAGCTTCTTGTGCGTTTTTAAGTGCTTGTGTGGTAGCTTTAACATCATTTTGAAGCAAGAGCCTCATGCCAGTCATACCCTCTTGCTCTAGTGGTAAGAAAATTTGATCTAACTTTTGAGCGATTTCATCTAGCTTTAAAAACATATCAGTCCTTTAATCTGCTGGATTTTGGCAAATTTTATCAAATTTAACTCGGTGCGCTTTTAAATTTGACCAATTTGCCGCCAAACTTAGACTACGATCTTCATAAATTTAAAAAGCTAGCATAGATAACTAAAAAACTAGCAATCACTAAAAGCGAGATGTTAAGAAAGGCGAATGCTTTGTTTTTGCACCGCTAGCAATGGCGGACATCTCTATGCCGTGGATGCAAAAAGTGGCGAGGTGATGTTTAAGTTTAAAACCAGTGGCACGGAGAATTTTGTTTGTGTCGAGGGTCAAATTTTACTTGCAAATTGCAAAAATAAGCCAGTTTTGATAAGCGCTAGAAATGGCTTGCTACTAAAAAGGATATAGTTTGAAATTTTGGTTTAGTTACAGATCAGATCATGCTAGTAAGCGGTGGCAAGCTCTACGCTATGGCAAACGACAAATTTAAAATTTACGCAGTTTGTGTGGAAATTTGGCTTTGGCGAAATTTATCGCCAAAGCCGCAATGAGATAAATTTATCTCTTCTTTTTATATCTTTTTATCGCCTCTACGATGACCTCTTCTAGATCATCGTTTGGCTCTTTATTCATATCGTCATAGGTGTTTTCAAGGATAGTTTTTAAGTTTTTCTCAACGTAGCTAGTATCAAAAAATCCCCTTCTAAACTCCTTGCTTTTGCTTATAGTTAGCAAAAATGGGATGATCGTTCGCACGCCCTCGATGGTAAATTCTTCAAGTGCTCTTTCAAGCTTATTTACCGCTAGGTCATAATCAGTCGCCTTGACGATCAGTTTTGCGATAAGCGAGTCGTAAAATGGCGGTATGGTGTAGTCTTTATAGACGTGGCTATCAACGCGCACAGAAGGGCCAAGAGCTGGGTAGTAGCCCTCGATCGTGCCTGGTGCTGGGATGAAATTCTCCCAGACATTTTCAGCCGTGATCCTAGCCTCTATTGCGTAGCCTCGTGGCTTGATGTCACTTTGCTCGATCTCTAAAATTTCACCAGCAGCGATCCTTATTTGCCTAACGACTAAGTCGTGGCCGGTGATCTCTTCAGTGATGCCATGCTCCACCTGGATACGGGTATTCATCTCCATGAAGTAAAAGTTATTGTAGTCATCTAGCAAAAACTCGATCGTTCCGACGTTTGAGTAGCCCACAGCTTTTGCAGCGGCCACTGCGGTCACACCCATTATTTTTCTTAAATTTTCGCTGATAGATGGGCAAGGTGCGATCTCGATAATCTTTTGGTGGCGCCTTTGGATAGAGCAGTCACGCTCGCAAAGGTGGATGATATTGCCGTAGTTATCGCCTAAAATTTGAAACTCGATGTGACGAGGATTAACGACAAGCTTCTCCATGAAAACCTCATCGTTGTTAAAGTAGGTCTTTGCTTCTCTGGTGCACGACTCAAAGGCATCTTGCATATCTTCTTCTTGCCAAACTTCTCTGATGCCACGGCCGCCTCCTCCTCCGCTTGCTTTTAAAATGACTGGATAGCCGATGCGTCTAGCGTACTCTTTTATGGCATCCATGCTCTCGTCATTTAGCTTTTCAGTGCCAGGCACGATTGGTATGCCGTTTCTTTTCATTAGGTATCTTGCGATATTTTTATCACCCATTTTTCTGATCACCTCAGCCTTTGGACCGATAAAGATAAGCCCAGCGTCCTCGACCGCCTTTGCAAATTCGTAGTTTTCGCTTAAAAAGCCGTATCCTGGGTGTATCGCGTCAGCTCCGCACTCTTTAGCAAGCTTTACGATAGCTTTGGCGTCAAGATAGCCCTTGATTGGATCTTCGCCCACTTGATAGGCCTCATCAGCTATCCTTACATGCAAGCACTCGCTATCTGGCGCTGTGTAAATTCCTACGCTTTGAATGTGTAAATCCCTACAAGCTCTGACTATCCTAACTGCGATCTCACCACGATTTGCGATAAGAATTTTATGTATCATAGGCTATCCTTTTTGAGTTTTACTTATCATATAACTATTCGTTTTATTTTTAGATAAATTTATTAAGTCTGGTTTTAAAATTTGAGTGCAAAGGCTAAATTTACACTCAAATTTGTCTATCTATTGATGATTTGTGGAAAAGGTGTGGCTAGGGCTTTTTTGCTAAAATCTTGCGACTCGATCGTGAAATTTGTAGCAAATCTTTGAATGCCCTCTTTTTTATAAGCACGCCTTTGGATGGTAAAAAGGACTAAATTTCCGCCTTGTTTGGTGTAGCGATATATCGAATGCTCAGCTGTTGGTACGCCATTTAGGTTTGAAAATATCGTGATATCAAGATAAATTTCATTTGCCAGCGAACCCTTTTTATAAGCCACTTTTAGCCCTTTTGCTTTTAGCTCTTTTAGATCATTTATCTTTTGCTCGACTGCTTGCTCTGGCGTAGCGTCAAATTTAAGGGTATTTAGCGAGAGCATGTAGCTAAAACTATCTAGCTTCTCGCCAGGGAGCAAGTACTCCTGCGTGAATAAATTTGGCATAGGCTTGGCTGAATATGCCAATGAGTAGAGTCTGTTGTCAAATTTTATCTGCACCGGCTCAAAGTACTGAGTCGCCGCAAGTAAGAGTGCCGGCAAAGCGATAAATGCTAAAAATTTCTTCATCAAATTCCCTCAAAATGGATTTACTATCATTACCCAGATGATGATGAGCATTGCAATAGTTGGCACTTCGTTGTAGGCTCTAAAGAAGATGCCACTTTTGTTACAGCGTTTTTCTTTGAGCTGCTTCATGTAGCGTCCAAGGTCTAGGTGATAGATAGCCATTAAGATGACAACTAAAATTTTGACATGGATGTGACCAGTTTTTATAAGATCAGGCATCGCGATAAGTATCAATATACCAGTGACAAATGAGCCAATTAGTGCGACCCAGCCGATGTAGTGATACATCTTGTACTCCATCACCTCTACCACTTTTACAAAGTCTGGCTTGTCCATATTTTCTACGTGATAAACGTAGAGCCTTGGCTGATAAAACAGCACTGCCATCCACGAGATGAAAAACAAATAGTGGAGGTATTTTAAGTAAAGATAATATTCTGCCATAACGTCTCCTTATCTAAAAAGTATCTCTTTTCTAGCTTCAAATTCAGCCTTGCTGATCGCACCACTCTCAAAAAGCTCGTAAAGCCTTTTTAAGTCGTCCTCTTTATCTTTTAGTTTTAGTCTCTCTTTTAGCTCGACTTTTTGTAAATTTTTCTCGACATAAGCACCAACCAAAAATGCATCTATAAGCCACCAAATGCCCCAGATAGCTAAGAATGGTATGCCTATAATGAAATAAAACGTAGAGTAGCCAACGAAAAATAGTCCCATCATCAAAAAGCCAGTGATAAATTTACCAAGGTAAATTCTATGCGCCCCAAGCCAGCCAGTAAGTAGCCAAAGCGCGTATGCGACGTAGATATTATTTCCCACTCTCTCTCCTTTTTCTAAAACTTTGCCAAAGTATCATCACCACGCAAAGATCGATCATCACATCAGCGAAGTTAAAGACCGCAAAGTTAAACCACTTGTGCCAAAAGACATAATCCACGACGCCGCCATGGATAAATCTATCTGTGATATTTGAGCTGCCAGCTCCTAGCAAAGCTCCAAGCCAAATGGCATACGAGCAAAGCAGCTTTTTTTCAATGACTAGATAGACAAAAACGCCTAAAATGAGGGCGATCTGGATAAATTTAAGCCACTCATCTAAAAAGGCAAACATCGAAAATGCAACGCCCTTATTATATGTAAGAACTAGTGAGAAAAACTCGCCCTCCCACGAAAAACCATCTATAAATATCATCTTTATCGCTTGATCAACGATAAAAATGAGAAAAAACGCGATGAAAAATTTAACTAAGCTTTTACGCATTTAGGGCTTTTACAAAAAATTTCTCAACTTCATCCATGCGTTTTTCAACTAAAGTTTGATTTTTACCCTCAAGCAAAAGTCTGATCAAATTTTCAGTGCCAGAGTATCTAAATAGCGATCTTATGCCCTCTTTTGCGAGGCTAGCCTCAAGCTCTTTTAGCCCCTCTATCTTATCAAGCGGCTTTTTCTCTGTGATCTTTAAATTTAGTAAAATTTGTGGATACGGCTTTAGCTCGCCAAAAATTTCACTAGCTTTTTTGCCTTTTTTAAGCATCATAGCAACTACTTGCATCGAAGTAACAAGGCCGTCGCCAGTTTTAGCGTAGTCGTTAAATATCACGTGGCCGCTTTGCTCGCCACCAAAATTTATGCCATTTTCTTTCATCATCTCAAGCACGTATTTATCGCCTACGTTTGAGCGAAGTAGCTTGATCTTGTGAGCTTTTAGATAGTCATCAAGTGCGGCATTACTCATCACCGTAGCCACGATGGCTCCACCTTTTAGCGCCTTTTGCTCGTGTAAAAATGCAGCTAGTGAGCCAAGTATCGCATCGCCATGCACAACTTCGCCGTTTTCATCGACGACTACAAGTCTATCAGCATCGCCGTCAAATGCAAAGCCGATGTCAGCACGAAGCCTTTTTACCTCGCTTGCTAGATCTTCTGGGTGAAGTGCGCCGCAGTTTTGGTTGATATTGCTACCATTTGGTTCGTCGTTTATGACGATGACATCGGCTCCAAGCTCGCTAAACACGGTTGGTGCGACCTTGTAAGCAGCTCCGTTTGCCACGTCTAAAACTACTCGTAAATTCTTTAAATTTAACTCTTTTGGGAATGAATTTTTGATCTGCACGATATATCTGCCGATAACGTCGTCAATTCTCTTGTTTGCACCTATCTCTATCATTGTCTTTTGGGCATTCGCGATGAGCTCGTCGTCGTAGAAAATTTTCTCTATCTCAGCTTCTATTTTTTCATCTAGTTTGTTGCCAAAGCTATCAAAAAATTTGATACCGTTATCGTAGTATGGGTTGTGTGAAGCGCTTATCATTATACCAGCGTCACAGCGCATATTTTCTGTTAAAAATGCGATTGCAGGTGTTGGCATAGGGCCTATTTGAAGGACGTTGTAGCCAACTGCAGTCAGCCCCGCAACTATGGCGGTTTCTATCATATAACCGCTTTTTCTAGTATCTTTTCCAACCAAAATCACATTTGTCGCTGAAGTCTTTCTAAAATAAATTCCAGCCGCCATTGCAAGACGCATAGATGTTTGAGCTGAGAGCTTTTCGCCTGCCTTGCCACGAACTCCATCCGTTCCAAATAGTTTCATAAATTTATCCTTTTTATTATAAAATTGTGCTATTTTATCAGAATTTACCTAATTTAAAATCTAAAATTTACTTTCATTAAGGATGACTTAAATTAAGGTTAAATTTATTATATCTTTAATATAATCACCGACTAAAATTATTCAAAAAGGTATATTATGGCAAACCATAAATCTGCTGAAAAAAGAGCTAGACAAACTATAAAAAGAACAGAAAGAAATAGATTTTACCGCACAAGACTTAAAAATATAACAAAAGCAGTGCGTGTAGCTGTAGAAGCTAAAGATCTAAATGCTGCAAATGAAGCTTTAAAAGTTGCTAACAAAAGCATCCATAGCTTCGTAAGTAGAGGCTTTTTGAAGAAGCAAACTGCTGCTCGCCGCGTTAGTCGCCTTGCACAATTGGTAAATACTCTAAAAGCTGCTTAATTTATAAAATTTAATGTTTGCTGATAAACTTCATCCATTTTTGGATCGCTATAATGAAATTTCTGCGCTTCTTAGCGATCCAAATATAGCAAACGATATCGAAAAGATGACAAAGCTCTCAAAAGAGCAATCATCTATCGAGCCAGTCGCAACTGCCTCAACAAAATATCTAGAAATTTTAAAAGACATCGACGAAAATAAAGCCCTACTTGAGGACTCTGAGCTTGGTGAGCTAGCAAAAGAGGAACTTAAAAATTTAGAGATTTCAAGAGAAAAGCTTGAAGAAGAGATAAAAATTTTACTTCTTCCAAAAGATCCAAACGATGATAAAAATATATTTTTAGAAATTCGTGCAGGTACTGGTGGTGATGAGGCTGCGCTATTTGTTGGAGATCTTTTTAATGCTTACATTAGATATGCGGAGCTTCGAGGATATAAATTTGAGATCGTTAGCCAAAGTGAGGGTAACACTGGCGGCTTTAAAGAGATTATTGTACTTATAAAAGGCAAAGGCGCTTACTCAAGACTAAAATTTGAAGGTGGCACGCATAGGGTTCAGCGTGTGCCAGAGACTGAGAGTCAGGGCAGGGTGCATACTTCAGCTGTGACTGTGGCTATTATGCCAGAGGTCGAGGATAGTGAGATCGAAATCAATCCAAATGATATAAGAGTCGATGTGATGAGAAGCTCAGGTCACGGCGGTCAGTCGGTAAATACAACCGATAGTGCCGTTAGGATCACACATATACCAACTGGCCTTGTTGTAACAAACCAAGATGGCAAGAGTCAGCACAAAAATAAAGAAGCTGCGATGAAGGTGCTAAAAGCTAGACTTTATGAGATGCAAGAGCAAGAGAGACTTGCAAAAGAAACTAGTGAGCGAAAGAGTCAGGTCGGCACTGGAGACCGCTCAGGCAGGATAAGAACTTATAACTATCCGCAAAACCGCATAAGTGATCACCGTATAAATTTAACACTTTATCGACTTGATGCGATTATGGCTGCGGGATTATTTGACGAGATCATTGAGCCACTTATTACGCATTATCAAGCAGAAGCTATGCTAGAAGCTGGTATTTAAATTTTCAAATTTTTACTTCAAATTTTATAATTTATTTCTTTACTTAAAAATATTACTTTAGCTTAAAATACTTTTAAATTTACCAAGCTTTAAAGTCAAATTTACAAGAATTTTATAAAAATAGATATTTAGAAGTAGTAGCTAGTAATATTTTTTATCATTTTTTTCAAAATAATATAAATTAAATTTTTAGATTTTATTTCTCAAATAGCGATTTATAGGGCATTTAAAAGTATAAAATTTTTATTTTTGATATTATAATTTTGCATAAATATTTTTTAAGTTTTGCTTAATAATTCTACCTTACAATTTCACCATAATTTAATTCAAAACAAGGAGACAAAATGTCAATAAGTGCAAGAAATCAACTAAATGTTGAGATCACAGAGGTAAGAACAGGTGCGGTAAATTCGCTAATATCTGCTAAGCTTGCAGGCGGTGAGGTGCTAAAAGCGACTGTTACGGTTGATAGTGAAAAAGGTCTTGATCTTAAAGTTGGTAAAAAAGCTATCTTTTTATTTAAAGCTTCAAGCGTTATCGTTTCAAAAGATGACAGCATTAAGCTTAGCGCTACAAACCAAATAAAAGGCACTGTAAGCGAGATAAAAGACGGAGCTGTAAATGCTGAAGTTATTATCGATGTAAATGGCAGCAAAATTTCAGCTATCATCACAAGAGAGTCAGTTAGTAGCCTAGCTTTAAAAGTAGGAGATAAAGTAACTGCAATCATCAAAGCAACTCAAATTATAGTTGGTGTTAAATAATTTACGGAGCAATTTTGCTCCGTTCTTCTAAACTAAATTCTATTCTTAAGCTAAAATCTAAAATACTCTAAAAATTATCAGCCAAGTTATAAATTTAAAGAAATTGTAGTAAATATCTTTAAAGCTATTTACTTAAAAATTTTATAGCTAAAATTTATATTACTTTTATAGCCTATCCACCATTTTAAGCAGAGCATGGCACGCCAAAAGTTCACCACACAATAGGCGGCCCAAATATCAACACAAAACCAAAGTCATAAGCTCTCAAACGGCTATACCTATACCAAACTATATGTAGCTGGTGAGATCGCAGGTGGCGTTCATGACGCTAGCCGTCTAGGATCAGTCGTGATAACTGACCGCTTGACATTTGGCATGATCACTGCTAAGACTATCTGCTAAAACTAACTATAAATTTTTAAATCTATAAACTCCGTTTTTCACTCGCTCGAAAATTTTCTTCTCTTCAAGTAGCTTAAAGGTATTTATTACGGTTGGTTT comes from the Campylobacter concisus ATCC 51562 genome and includes:
- a CDS encoding SMI1/KNR4 family protein, which gives rise to MFLKLDEIAQKLDQIFLPLEQEGMTGMRLLLQNDVKATTQALKNAQEALGVNFPAKFIKLLSKFDLGNFEICNVKFGSRGDYASEIARLNSIDEYGGKWWQGEARPLNLIVFAVGDPWIFLLDCTSGAVYAWLLGDEELCSRCVASDFEKFFIALASIDIARLNDEAMPSTEQILKFVQADGRALLFWQEMAYEI
- a CDS encoding PQQ-binding-like beta-propeller repeat protein, coding for MLCFCTASNGGHLYAVDAKSGEVMFKFKTSGTENFVCVEGQILLANCKNKPVLISARNGLLLKRI
- a CDS encoding acetyl-CoA carboxylase subunit A, whose amino-acid sequence is MIHKILIANRGEIAVRIVRACRDLHIQSVGIYTAPDSECLHVRIADEAYQVGEDPIKGYLDAKAIVKLAKECGADAIHPGYGFLSENYEFAKAVEDAGLIFIGPKAEVIRKMGDKNIARYLMKRNGIPIVPGTEKLNDESMDAIKEYARRIGYPVILKASGGGGGRGIREVWQEEDMQDAFESCTREAKTYFNNDEVFMEKLVVNPRHIEFQILGDNYGNIIHLCERDCSIQRRHQKIIEIAPCPSISENLRKIMGVTAVAAAKAVGYSNVGTIEFLLDDYNNFYFMEMNTRIQVEHGITEEITGHDLVVRQIRIAAGEILEIEQSDIKPRGYAIEARITAENVWENFIPAPGTIEGYYPALGPSVRVDSHVYKDYTIPPFYDSLIAKLIVKATDYDLAVNKLERALEEFTIEGVRTIIPFLLTISKSKEFRRGFFDTSYVEKNLKTILENTYDDMNKEPNDDLEEVIVEAIKRYKKKR
- a CDS encoding CopD family protein; this encodes MAEYYLYLKYLHYLFFISWMAVLFYQPRLYVYHVENMDKPDFVKVVEVMEYKMYHYIGWVALIGSFVTGILILIAMPDLIKTGHIHVKILVVILMAIYHLDLGRYMKQLKEKRCNKSGIFFRAYNEVPTIAMLIIIWVMIVNPF
- a CDS encoding NINE protein, whose protein sequence is MGNNIYVAYALWLLTGWLGAHRIYLGKFITGFLMMGLFFVGYSTFYFIIGIPFLAIWGIWWLIDAFLVGAYVEKNLQKVELKERLKLKDKEDDLKRLYELFESGAISKAEFEARKEILFR
- the lspA gene encoding signal peptidase II → MRKSLVKFFIAFFLIFIVDQAIKMIFIDGFSWEGEFFSLVLTYNKGVAFSMFAFLDEWLKFIQIALILGVFVYLVIEKKLLCSYAIWLGALLGAGSSNITDRFIHGGVVDYVFWHKWFNFAVFNFADVMIDLCVVMILWQSFRKRRESGK
- the glmM gene encoding phosphoglucosamine mutase, with the translated sequence MKLFGTDGVRGKAGEKLSAQTSMRLAMAAGIYFRKTSATNVILVGKDTRKSGYMIETAIVAGLTAVGYNVLQIGPMPTPAIAFLTENMRCDAGIMISASHNPYYDNGIKFFDSFGNKLDEKIEAEIEKIFYDDELIANAQKTMIEIGANKRIDDVIGRYIVQIKNSFPKELNLKNLRVVLDVANGAAYKVAPTVFSELGADVIVINDEPNGSNINQNCGALHPEDLASEVKRLRADIGFAFDGDADRLVVVDENGEVVHGDAILGSLAAFLHEQKALKGGAIVATVMSNAALDDYLKAHKIKLLRSNVGDKYVLEMMKENGINFGGEQSGHVIFNDYAKTGDGLVTSMQVVAMMLKKGKKASEIFGELKPYPQILLNLKITEKKPLDKIEGLKELEASLAKEGIRSLFRYSGTENLIRLLLEGKNQTLVEKRMDEVEKFFVKALNA
- the rpsT gene encoding 30S ribosomal protein S20 gives rise to the protein MANHKSAEKRARQTIKRTERNRFYRTRLKNITKAVRVAVEAKDLNAANEALKVANKSIHSFVSRGFLKKQTAARRVSRLAQLVNTLKAA
- the prfA gene encoding peptide chain release factor 1 — translated: MFADKLHPFLDRYNEISALLSDPNIANDIEKMTKLSKEQSSIEPVATASTKYLEILKDIDENKALLEDSELGELAKEELKNLEISREKLEEEIKILLLPKDPNDDKNIFLEIRAGTGGDEAALFVGDLFNAYIRYAELRGYKFEIVSQSEGNTGGFKEIIVLIKGKGAYSRLKFEGGTHRVQRVPETESQGRVHTSAVTVAIMPEVEDSEIEINPNDIRVDVMRSSGHGGQSVNTTDSAVRITHIPTGLVVTNQDGKSQHKNKEAAMKVLKARLYEMQEQERLAKETSERKSQVGTGDRSGRIRTYNYPQNRISDHRINLTLYRLDAIMAAGLFDEIIEPLITHYQAEAMLEAGI
- a CDS encoding TOBE domain-containing protein; protein product: MSISARNQLNVEITEVRTGAVNSLISAKLAGGEVLKATVTVDSEKGLDLKVGKKAIFLFKASSVIVSKDDSIKLSATNQIKGTVSEIKDGAVNAEVIIDVNGSKISAIITRESVSSLALKVGDKVTAIIKATQIIVGVK